One genomic segment of Helianthus annuus cultivar XRQ/B chromosome 14, HanXRQr2.0-SUNRISE, whole genome shotgun sequence includes these proteins:
- the LOC110904264 gene encoding uncharacterized protein LOC110904264 gives MLEHITASEVAGYGVGALLLCATITAPKIDSFISASQRSSLGMCKRCGDLKLIACSNCKGSGSLKQGGSFSFGPSDVSFTGGNSMMRSLSCNKCRSRGHFPCPECSKVSTT, from the exons ATGTTAGAACACATAACAGCAAGTGAAGTCGCCGGCTATGGAGTGGGTGCTCTCCTTCTATGTGCCACCATTACCGCACCTAAGATCGATTCTTTCATCTCTGCTTCCCAACGCAG CTCATTAGGCATGTGCAAGAGATGTGGTGATCTAAAGTTGATCGCATGCTCAAATTGCAAAGGTTCCGGATCACTCAAACAAGGTGGTTCATTTAGTTTTGGTCCTTCAGATGTTTCTTTCACGGGTGGTAACTCAATGATGCGCTCTTTATCTTGCAACAAATGTCGATCTAGAGGCCATTTCCCTTGCCCAGAGTGCTCCAAAGTTTCTACAACCTAA